The Ascidiaceihabitans donghaensis genome includes the window ATGAACACTCAAGCGGAGCTGCAACAAGCAATGCGCGACTTGCGAAATGGAACGTTCATCCAGCCAGCACATTAATTCTTTTCGCCAAAAATATCTCGGGGTGCGGGGCAGCGCTCCGCGTGTAAGGTGCACCTCGGTGCACCCCCTTAGGCGCCAACGGATTTACGTACCATGTGCCAATACTGATCCTGAACATCTGCCAACGACAGCCGCCCACCTTCCTTGAACCAGGTGTTCACCCCAGTGAGCATTGCAATTACAGCAAAAGTGGCAATTTTGGCATCTTCTACGGCAAAATCATCCGAGGCGATGCCCCGTGCAAGAATTCCTTGCAGGCGCGCCTCATAAGAGCGGCGCAATTCTTCAATGATTTCGAAGTTATCCGGAGTCAAATTACGCAATTCCATATAGGCGATAAACACCTCTTCCGGACGGCGATGGTGAAACGCAATGTGAAACCGGACGAAGGCTTCCAGTTGTTGGGTCGGCGTCAGGTGCGGAGTATCAGGTACTGCGGCCAACACATCTTGCATGTGGGTTTTCATCAAATCAAACAAAAGACTCTGTTTGTCAGCTGTGTAGTTATACAATGCGCCCGCCTGCACACCCACTGCAGAAGCAATCTGGCGCATAGAAACCGCCGCAAAACCGTGTTCGGCAAACAACTGCAAGGCAGCCGTGCGCACACGAGGACCTGTAATATCAGAATGTGAACCTGCCGTACGCGCCATAGGTCTGGCTTAACTGAACGCGCGTTCAGAACCAAGCCTCTCTTGCGCAAATCCTCGCGCTGGTGCATCAAACCGACAACGAAGGATGCTTTTGATGCGCAGTTTTGCCCTAATTTTGGTCTTTGGCCTTTCGGCTTGCACCCAGTTCCCTGAACTGGACGGTGCAGTTACTGCACATGGCAGCGATGCAAACTACCCTGACCTTGTTCCAATCGAGCCTATTCTGGCGCAAGCGGCAAGCGGGCCCAGCGCAGATCAAACCACAGATCAGCTAAGTTCCAGAGTGGCAGCCTTAAAGGCACGCGCCAGTCGTTTGCGTGGTCGGGTTGTGGACACGTCATCGCGTGATCGAATGCGCACAGGCGTGCCGCGCGGATAATGCCGCGTTGCGTGTCGCACGCGAACCCGATAAACGCGCGACAAATGCAATAATCCCATCTCTAGGAGCCTAAAAATGTCACAGCCACTTCGCCTTGGTATTGCAGGTCTTGGCACCGTTGGTGTTGGTGTGGTCCGCATCATCCGCCAACATGCGGAATTGCTGACGGCCCGTTCGGGGCGTGACATTTCGATATCAGCTGTTTCCGCGCGTTCAAAAAACAAAGATCGTGGCATTCCTTTGGATGCCTATGCATGGGAAGACGATCCGGTGGCTTTGGCCACACGCGACGATGTCGATGTTTTTGTTGAGCTTATGGGCGGATCTGATGGTCCGGCGAAGGCCGCCACAGAAGCTGCACTGGCCGCAGGCAAACATGTGATCACCGCCAACAAAGCGCTGTTGGCGTTGCACGGCCAAGCCCTTGCCGAACAAGCCGAAGCCGCAAATCTGTCCCTTCGTTACGAGGCAGCCGTCGCAGGCGGTATCCCTGTCGTGAAAGCACTGACAGAAGGATTGGCAGCAAACGAGATCACCCGCGTGATGGGTGTCATGAACGGGTCGTGCAACTACATCCTGACCCGCATGGAAGACTCCGGCCTGAACTATCAGGACATTTTCGCTGAAGCAGACGGGTTGGGGTATCTTGAAGCGGACCCGCAATTGGACGTGGGCGGCATTGACGCCGCACATAAACTGGCGATCCTTGCATCCATCGCCTTCGGAACACGCGTTAACTTTGACGCGATTGATCTGGAAGGCATCGAACGGGTCAGCATCGAAGACATCACAGCGGCCGCCGACATGGGCTACAAGATCAAGCTGTTGGGTGTCGCGCAAATGACGGGCCGTGGTCTGGAACAACGTATGCAACCCTGCCTGGTGCCTGCGTCTTCGCCCTTGGGTCAATTGCAAGGCGGCACCAATATGGTCGTGCTGGAAGGTCATGCCGTAGAACAAGTCGTGCTGCGCGGCCCCGGTGCCGGTGAAGGACCAACCGCCAGTGCCGTGATGGCAGACGTCATGGACATCGCACGCGGCTTTGCGCTGCCTGTGTTTGGCCAACCCGCACATACTCTGAAAGACGCGAAACATGCGACATCCGTGTTGCCGGCGCCCTACTACCTGCGCATGGGGCTGGTCGACAAACCAGGTGCCTTGGCAAAGATCACCACAGTTTTGGGCGATGCAGGCGTCAGCATCGACCGCATGCGCCAATACGGACACGCACAAACATCGGCCCCCGTTCTGATCGTCACACATAAAGCGACACGTGCCGACATTGACGCAGCAATTGCCGCTATGGAAGGCACAGGTGTGTTGACATCGGCCCCCGTTGCTTTGCGCATCGAAGAAGTCTAGGGCGGCCCAATCGCCCTTTTTAAATTATTGTTTGTGGCGCGATTGATCGCTACACCGCTCTGAACCATCGTTTTCAAGGAACCAGCCATGACCGCCTCTGCCCAATTTCACGACCGTATGCTTTCATTGGGTCTTGCCCGTGTGTCTGAGGCTGCGGCCTTAGCCTCTGCCAAGCTTGTGGGTCACGGCGACGAAAAAGCCGCAG containing:
- a CDS encoding TetR/AcrR family transcriptional regulator, giving the protein MARTAGSHSDITGPRVRTAALQLFAEHGFAAVSMRQIASAVGVQAGALYNYTADKQSLLFDLMKTHMQDVLAAVPDTPHLTPTQQLEAFVRFHIAFHHRRPEEVFIAYMELRNLTPDNFEIIEELRRSYEARLQGILARGIASDDFAVEDAKIATFAVIAMLTGVNTWFKEGGRLSLADVQDQYWHMVRKSVGA
- a CDS encoding homoserine dehydrogenase gives rise to the protein MSQPLRLGIAGLGTVGVGVVRIIRQHAELLTARSGRDISISAVSARSKNKDRGIPLDAYAWEDDPVALATRDDVDVFVELMGGSDGPAKAATEAALAAGKHVITANKALLALHGQALAEQAEAANLSLRYEAAVAGGIPVVKALTEGLAANEITRVMGVMNGSCNYILTRMEDSGLNYQDIFAEADGLGYLEADPQLDVGGIDAAHKLAILASIAFGTRVNFDAIDLEGIERVSIEDITAAADMGYKIKLLGVAQMTGRGLEQRMQPCLVPASSPLGQLQGGTNMVVLEGHAVEQVVLRGPGAGEGPTASAVMADVMDIARGFALPVFGQPAHTLKDAKHATSVLPAPYYLRMGLVDKPGALAKITTVLGDAGVSIDRMRQYGHAQTSAPVLIVTHKATRADIDAAIAAMEGTGVLTSAPVALRIEEV